In one window of Microplitis demolitor isolate Queensland-Clemson2020A chromosome 4, iyMicDemo2.1a, whole genome shotgun sequence DNA:
- the LOC103571411 gene encoding AT-rich interactive domain-containing protein 2 isoform X4, with protein MAKILNKDPVTYERERLSFLKELHHFHETRGTGFKKYPKISGNEIDLYLLYLLVTAHGGWIKVNTRNEWSSLCEQFHLPSGCVNSGVGLKQIYLRYLDRYEKVHFLGEDGQQADDDDEDSRHRKWSARSLHSVPLTYNHHQHNVAESLREYNGLSSNLYKPSNYDKLALSLLSPLPNEQDFAINVCTLLSNEGKHTLRLDKYPRLINILLAHAGVFDSPGTRHLFIEVYSRVRNYSINSFWSDVLDSPQVLDLTDERTFMKKPTTTCLNTFSRRKILDKNKKDKDKVQDRDKDPGKSKDKNRDKDKDKPQDKECINGDDSMEVDPPSTLECPRLTSTTLSSLSTISSYLDDNCYDQNQNSIIKFEDEDRDLFCMGRTLGTQDPYGQRVLQIASILRNLSFTPENAAILGKNRCFLRFVLLCVRARWSNLHQLGFDILGNISGEIELKEIGERLTEGIITCIVRGIDSTDRFVVISCLEVLNKISQHDSNEELVTFGLDDEVFELICRFLALSDIALLVYTLECLYALTSLGERPCTSLARVRGAIDTLVALVTVEAQSYGPKACILMRVVETVSTLATSSASQSQSTTSTATTTAVQATQPVTTPAVTTAVATPIPAPVVSPATSRPTTPATPAVKVAANKAIEAANSLQQQHAHQQIIQENEQFALGWLRATFELAPGVKIEQEELYKKYLSSCTKIGRRGVIAPLHFPRCVRSVFGGTIGPNPLKGENSSTQYYDGIRVRASPAPITYPSQSSSPAPVTSSSTPAAAKVSVTHPHLSQALLASGSQPQQQNQHQPQLQLQTQAQVQSQVQTQVQNQTPQQLIQVVTKDERGTTSSSIIKSLLATKVTVSGDCMPSAAATCVSTSNACVTNTTSIQTTISANQLTNNQVAQRQQQQRLLQQQMATPTTSTATTPSTVVLKTPGKQRANKKVQRLNGTKIVTNNCEKMEVNDETVTSSTSVIVVSTMTDNHITQKVCRPPITPKFLNQKTYTPPVTEDSDSTNNSLASSSGIGSRDCSGAAEENSITSFEGILQNGATDLDQDSSSKESSVSSRGKQNIMLADLLERKVDKETLVNGVLNRNSLEKISGFDNHVKKLKESPDDIKDKDVKIKVECEESGMSINDDTMIEAPRIKRSASDADENSIKKVKYSNGTSTWPETDSATVESTVSSIKSEDDDKEEKLTVSSTAANLYAALAADIIEDETDLEEPVKEEPRFPEQLVQQQVHVQVPQQHVQPQQLIVAAPRQIVVQANNQVLSNLIPGQMKTRTTQPQVLLQQSAGGQLQYVVSGGVPGQNYVLAQSQTALVQGQAQTVLVAQTTQQQGTGAKTIIILQPQAAQAGGHQKVVAMTPQGQQVVVTQMPRPILQSSGISNVPPPLVPTSATIQNSIIVNTSIVTQSNPNTVTVTIPAMTQQCPVTSSLPSRVVTPTPASTPPPTRPTTPHQAAVTNVKVKNKTTTSTCTAVGNEDKPSTSQSNLADKVVIKLDPNSFLCEWRGCLKQFKTAHEVYMHGCETHCPTDAEEVVCLWASCDGLKRRRFSLMTHLYDKHCNPERMAFLRRKNLAANGKAEISTSTTTPTAAASAAATASHPGYAPNAALHAIKRHALEFINPKELMQRPSKPAAAATTVSSSPRPGQNSTPEQDDNEGPVTKSIRLTAALILRNLVIYSAHGRRHLRAYEPHLAGVALSNVESSRTIAQVLYDMNEQSNGSNR; from the exons CTTCATCATTTTCATGAAACCAGAGg aaccgggtttaaaaaatatcctaAAATTAGCGGCAATGAAATCGatctttatttactttatctaCTTGTTACTGCACATGGTGGCTGGATtaag GTGAATACCAGAAACGAGTGGTCGAGTCTCTGCGAGCAGTTTCATTTACCCAGCGGCTGTGTTAATAGTGGAGTCGGACTCAAGCAAATATATTTACG gtATTTAGATAGGTATGAAAAAGTCCACTTTCTTGGCGAAGATGGACAGCAGGCTGATGACGACGACGAGGATTCGAGACATCGGAAATGGTCCGCGAGATCACTGCACTCTGTTCCGCTTACTTACAATCATCATCAGCACAATGTTGCAG aatCACTCCGTGAATACAACGGGCTGTCATCGAACCTCTACAAGCCCTCAAACTACGACAAACTGGCCCTGTCTCTCCTCTCGCCTCTCCCGAACGAGCAGGACTTTGCAATAAACGTCTGCACACTACTCTCCAACGAGGGCAAGCACACCCTGCGCCTCGACAAGTACCCCCGGCTGATCAACATCTTATTAGCTCACGCCGGAGTCTTCGACTCCCCCGGAACGCGGCACCTCTTCATCGAAGTCTACTCCCGTGTCCGCAACTACTCGATCAACTCCTTCTGGTCCGACGTCCTCGACTCTCCCCAGGTCCTGGACCTCACCGACGAGCGGACCTTCATGAAGAAGCCCACCACCACGTGTCTCAACACCTTCTCCCGTCGCAAGATCCTCGACAAGAACAAAAAAGACAAAGACAAAGTCCAGGATCGGGACAAGGACCCAGGCAAGAGCAAGGACAAGAACCGGGacaaagataaagataaaccCCAGGACAAGGAATGCATCAACGGCGACGACTCCATGGAAGTCGATCCCCCATCAACCCTAGAGTGTCCAAGACTTACCTCAACGACATTGTCATCCCTGTCGACGATCTCCAGTTACCTGGATGACAACTGCTACGACCAGAATCAaaactcaataattaaattcgaaGACGAGGACCGGGACTTGTTCTGCATGGGCCGTACCCTGGGTACTCAGGATCCCTACGGTCAGCGAGTCCTGCAGATCGCCTCCATTCTCAGGAACTTGAGTTTCACTCCCGAGAATGCTGCTATTTTAGGAAAAAATCGATGTTTTTTAAGATTTGTGCTGTTGTGTGTGCGCGCGAGGTGGAGTAATTTGCACCAGTTGGGTTTCGACATCCTGGGTAACATTTCCGGTGAAATCGAACTTAAAGAAATCGGTGAGCGGTTGACAGAAGGAATAATAACGTGCATTGTTCGAGGAATCGATTCGACGGATCGATTTGTAGTGATCTCGTGTCTGGAGGTTCTCAATAAAATTAGCCAGCATGACAGCAACGAGGAACTGGTGACGTTTGGCCTAGACGACGAGGTCTTTGAATTGATTTGCCGATTTTTGGCACTGAGTGACATCGCGCTGCTGGTTTACACTCTCGAGTGCTTGTACGCGCTGACGTCACTAGGGGAGAGACCGTGCACTAGCTTGGCGAGGGTACGTGGTGCTATTGACACCCTGGTGGCGCTGGTGACGGTCGAGGCGCAGAGCTACGGGCCCAAGGCATGCATACTGATGCGGGTTGTGGAGACAGTGAGTACGTTGGCGACTTCCAGCGCGAGTCAGAGCCAGAGCACGACGAGCACTGCGACAACCACGGCGGTACAGGCAACTCAACCTGTGACCACTCCCGCGGTGACCACGGCGGTGGCGACCCCGATCCCGGCTCCGGTTGTCAGCCCGGCGACCTCGAGACCCACGACTCCGGCTACGCCTGCGGTCAAAGTTGCGGCTAATAAAGCTATAGAGGCTGCTAATTCGCTGCAGCAGCAGCATGCGCATCAGCAGATTATACAAGAGAATGAACAGTTTGCTTTGGGGTGGCTCAGGGCAACCTTTGAACTCGCGCCGGGAGTTAAGATTGAGCAGGAGGAAttgtataaaaagtatttgagtTCTTGTACTAAAATTGGACGACGTGGGGTTATTGCGCCGTTACATTTTCCACGTTGTGTAAg aTCAGTATTCGGTGGAACGATCGGACCGAACCCCCTGAAAGGAGAGAACAGCAGCACGCAGTACTACGACGGGATCCGGGTCCGCGCGAGCCCAGCTCCTATTACATATCCAAGCCAGTCGTCGTCGCCCGCTCCAGTGACATCCTCATCAACACCAGCAGCAGCAAAG GTGTCAGTCACTCATCCTCACCTGAGCCAGGCTTTACTTGCCAGCGGATCCCAGCCTCAGCAGCAGAACCAACATCAACCTCAGCTTCAACTTCAGACTCAAGCTCAGGTTCAGAGTCAGGTTCAGACTCAGGTCCAGAACCAGACTCCCCAGCAACTGATTCAGGTGGTGACGAAAGACGAACGTGGTACCACGTCaagttcaataataaaaagccTATTGGCTACAAAGGTAACGGTCAGCGGCGACTGCATGCCCAGCGCCGCTGCAACCTGTGTGTCTACTTCGAATGCCTGTGTAACAAATACTACTAGCATCCAAACAACCATCAGTGCCAACCAGCTAACAAACAACCAG GTCGCTCAGAGACAACAACAGCAAAGATTGCTTCAGCAACAGATGGCGACACCAACTACTTCTACTGCAACGACGCCCTCTACAGTTGTTCTGAAAACCCCAGGGAAACAAAGGGCGAACAAAAAAGTCCAGCGGCTTAATGGAACAAAGATTGTTACTAACAATTGTGAAAAG ATGGAAGTCAACGACGAAACGGTGACATCCAGCACTTCAGTGATCGTAGTCTCAACAATGACCGATAACCATATCACCCAAAAAGTTTGCCGACCTCCAATAACCCCCAAGTTCTTGAATCAAAAAACCTACACCCCGCCCGTGACCGAGGACTCTGATTCCACCAACAACTCCCTGGCATCCAGCAGCGGTATCGGAAGCCGCGACTGTTCCGGTGCCGCCGAAGAGAATTCGATCACGAGCTTCGAAGGAATTTTACAAAACGGCGCCACTGACCTGGACCAGGACAGCAGTTCCAAGGAGTCCAGTGTAAGTTCCCGCGggaaacaaaatataatgcTAGCAGATTTACTGGAACGCAAAGTCGACAAGGAGACTCTGGTCAACGGAGTCTTAAACCGAAActcattagaaaaaataagcggatttgataatcatgtcaagaaattaaaagaatcTCCAGATGATATTAAAGACAAGGATGTCAAGATTAAAGTAGAGTGTGAAGAATCCGGGATGTCAATTAATGATGATACCATGATAGAGGCACCGCGTATCAAACGATCTGCCAGCGACGCTGATgaaaattccattaaaaaGGTCAAGTACTCGAATGGAACCAGTACTTGGCCAGAGACAGACAGCGCCACCGTCGAGTCCACAGTCTCGTCGATAAAGTCCGAGGACGatgataaagaagaaaaattaactgtTTCATCGACTGCTGCTAACTTGTACGCAGCCCTAGCAGCAGACATAATCGAAGACGAGACAGACCTCGAGGAACCAGTGAAAGAAGAGCCTAGATTTCCTGAGCAACTGGTCCAGCAGCAGGTTCACGTCCAGGTTCCTCAGCAGCACGTCCAGCCCCAGCAGCTGATCGTCGCAGCTCCTAGACAAATTGTCGTCCAGGCGAACAATCAAGTCCTTAGTAACCTGATCCCGGGACAGATGAAGACCCGGACAACGCAGCCCCAAGTTCTTTTGCAGCAAAGTGCTGGTGGTCAGCTGCAGTACGTAGTCTCTGGTGGTGTCCCAGGTCAGAATTATGTGCTGGCCCAGTCTCAGACGGCCCTGGTCCAGGGTCAGGCTCAAACAGTTCTCGTCGCGCAGACGACCCAGCAGCAGGGAACCGGTGCCAAAACGATCATAATTCTCCAGCCCCAGGCTGCTCAAGCTGGAGGTCATCAGAAAGTCGTAGCCATGACCCCACAGGGTCAGCAAGTCGTTGTGACCCAGATGCCTCGGCCGATATTACAGAGCTCGGGTATCAGCAACGTCCCGCCTCCATTAGTACCGACCTCTGCGACGATACAGAACTCGATTATCGTCAACACTTCGATTGTAACGCAGAGTAACCCCAATACTGTCACTGTAACTATTCCTGCCATGACACAACAGTGCCCAGTTACCAGCAGTCTACCGTCCAGAGTTGTCACTCCTACGCCTGCGTCAACTCCGCCGCCTACTAGACCGACGACACCCCACCAGGCTGCGGTTACCAACGTCAAGGTAAAGAACAAAACAACAACGTCGACTTGTACTGCTGTTGGTAATGAAGACAAACCCTCAACCAGTCAGAGCAACCTAGCGGATAAAGTTGTCATCAAGTTGGACCCCAATTCTTTTCTCTGCGAGTGGAGGGGATGCTTGAAGCAATTCAAGACTGCGCATGAAGTTTATATGCATGGCTGTGAAACTCACTGTCCGACGGATGCTGAGGAAGTGGTCTGTCTCTGGGCCAGCTGCGATGGCTTGAAGAGAAGGAGGTTCTCTTTGATGACTCATCTGTATGACAAGCATTGCAATCCGGAA cgCATGGCGTTTTTGAGAAGGAAAAATTTAGCAGCGAATGGTAAAGCAGAAATATCGACATCGACGACAACACCTACGGCGGCAGCATCAGCAGCAGCGACGGCTTCACACCCAGGATACGCGCCCAATGCTGCGCTCCATGCGATAAAACGTCACGCCCTAGAGTTCATAAATCCCAAGGAATTGatg CAAAGGCCCAGCAAGCCGGCTGCTGCTGCAACTACCGTCAGTTCTTCTCCTCGACCTGGTCAAAATTCTACACCGGAACAG GATGACAATGAGGGTCCAGTTACTAAAAGTATTCGCCTAACGGCAGCTCTAATTCTCAGAAACCTAGTCATATATTCTGCACATGGTCGAAG gCATCTCAGAGCGTACGAGCCACACCTAGCAGGTGTCGCCCTCTCTAACGTCGAGTCATCTCGAACAATAGCCCAAGTTCTCTACGACATGAATGAACAAAGTAACGGCAGTAATAGGTGA
- the LOC103571411 gene encoding AT-rich interactive domain-containing protein 2 isoform X3, with translation MAKILNKDPVTYERERLSFLKELHHFHETRGTGFKKYPKISGNEIDLYLLYLLVTAHGGWIKVNTRNEWSSLCEQFHLPSGCVNSGVGLKQIYLRYLDRYEKVHFLGEDGQQADDDDEDSRHRKWSARSLHSVPLTYNHHQHNVAESLREYNGLSSNLYKPSNYDKLALSLLSPLPNEQDFAINVCTLLSNEGKHTLRLDKYPRLINILLAHAGVFDSPGTRHLFIEVYSRVRNYSINSFWSDVLDSPQVLDLTDERTFMKKPTTTCLNTFSRRKILDKNKKDKDKVQDRDKDPGKSKDKNRDKDKDKPQDKECINGDDSMEVDPPSTLECPRLTSTTLSSLSTISSYLDDNCYDQNQNSIIKFEDEDRDLFCMGRTLGTQDPYGQRVLQIASILRNLSFTPENAAILGKNRCFLRFVLLCVRARWSNLHQLGFDILGNISGEIELKEIGERLTEGIITCIVRGIDSTDRFVVISCLEVLNKISQHDSNEELVTFGLDDEVFELICRFLALSDIALLVYTLECLYALTSLGERPCTSLARVRGAIDTLVALVTVEAQSYGPKACILMRVVETVSTLATSSASQSQSTTSTATTTAVQATQPVTTPAVTTAVATPIPAPVVSPATSRPTTPATPAVKVAANKAIEAANSLQQQHAHQQIIQENEQFALGWLRATFELAPGVKIEQEELYKKYLSSCTKIGRRGVIAPLHFPRCVRSVFGGTIGPNPLKGENSSTQYYDGIRVRASPAPITYPSQSSSPAPVTSSSTPAAAKVLQQIQQRTVTKSPAPDSTAPDTNSSKTINQPTTNSTVQTPASPILKAHLSAPPKPTPNATINQPQIITKVDSKSQVSVTHPHLSQALLASGSQPQQQNQHQPQLQLQTQAQVQSQVQTQVQNQTPQQLIQVVTKDERGTTSSSIIKSLLATKVAQRQQQQRLLQQQMATPTTSTATTPSTVVLKTPGKQRANKKVQRLNGTKIVTNNCEKMEVNDETVTSSTSVIVVSTMTDNHITQKVCRPPITPKFLNQKTYTPPVTEDSDSTNNSLASSSGIGSRDCSGAAEENSITSFEGILQNGATDLDQDSSSKESSVSSRGKQNIMLADLLERKVDKETLVNGVLNRNSLEKISGFDNHVKKLKESPDDIKDKDVKIKVECEESGMSINDDTMIEAPRIKRSASDADENSIKKVKYSNGTSTWPETDSATVESTVSSIKSEDDDKEEKLTVSSTAANLYAALAADIIEDETDLEEPVKEEPRFPEQLVQQQVHVQVPQQHVQPQQLIVAAPRQIVVQANNQVLSNLIPGQMKTRTTQPQVLLQQSAGGQLQYVVSGGVPGQNYVLAQSQTALVQGQAQTVLVAQTTQQQGTGAKTIIILQPQAAQAGGHQKVVAMTPQGQQVVVTQMPRPILQSSGISNVPPPLVPTSATIQNSIIVNTSIVTQSNPNTVTVTIPAMTQQCPVTSSLPSRVVTPTPASTPPPTRPTTPHQAAVTNVKVKNKTTTSTCTAVGNEDKPSTSQSNLADKVVIKLDPNSFLCEWRGCLKQFKTAHEVYMHGCETHCPTDAEEVVCLWASCDGLKRRRFSLMTHLYDKHCNPERMAFLRRKNLAANGKAEISTSTTTPTAAASAAATASHPGYAPNAALHAIKRHALEFINPKELMQRPSKPAAAATTVSSSPRPGQNSTPEQDDNEGPVTKSIRLTAALILRNLVIYSAHGRRHLRAYEPHLAGVALSNVESSRTIAQVLYDMNEQSNGSNR, from the exons CTTCATCATTTTCATGAAACCAGAGg aaccgggtttaaaaaatatcctaAAATTAGCGGCAATGAAATCGatctttatttactttatctaCTTGTTACTGCACATGGTGGCTGGATtaag GTGAATACCAGAAACGAGTGGTCGAGTCTCTGCGAGCAGTTTCATTTACCCAGCGGCTGTGTTAATAGTGGAGTCGGACTCAAGCAAATATATTTACG gtATTTAGATAGGTATGAAAAAGTCCACTTTCTTGGCGAAGATGGACAGCAGGCTGATGACGACGACGAGGATTCGAGACATCGGAAATGGTCCGCGAGATCACTGCACTCTGTTCCGCTTACTTACAATCATCATCAGCACAATGTTGCAG aatCACTCCGTGAATACAACGGGCTGTCATCGAACCTCTACAAGCCCTCAAACTACGACAAACTGGCCCTGTCTCTCCTCTCGCCTCTCCCGAACGAGCAGGACTTTGCAATAAACGTCTGCACACTACTCTCCAACGAGGGCAAGCACACCCTGCGCCTCGACAAGTACCCCCGGCTGATCAACATCTTATTAGCTCACGCCGGAGTCTTCGACTCCCCCGGAACGCGGCACCTCTTCATCGAAGTCTACTCCCGTGTCCGCAACTACTCGATCAACTCCTTCTGGTCCGACGTCCTCGACTCTCCCCAGGTCCTGGACCTCACCGACGAGCGGACCTTCATGAAGAAGCCCACCACCACGTGTCTCAACACCTTCTCCCGTCGCAAGATCCTCGACAAGAACAAAAAAGACAAAGACAAAGTCCAGGATCGGGACAAGGACCCAGGCAAGAGCAAGGACAAGAACCGGGacaaagataaagataaaccCCAGGACAAGGAATGCATCAACGGCGACGACTCCATGGAAGTCGATCCCCCATCAACCCTAGAGTGTCCAAGACTTACCTCAACGACATTGTCATCCCTGTCGACGATCTCCAGTTACCTGGATGACAACTGCTACGACCAGAATCAaaactcaataattaaattcgaaGACGAGGACCGGGACTTGTTCTGCATGGGCCGTACCCTGGGTACTCAGGATCCCTACGGTCAGCGAGTCCTGCAGATCGCCTCCATTCTCAGGAACTTGAGTTTCACTCCCGAGAATGCTGCTATTTTAGGAAAAAATCGATGTTTTTTAAGATTTGTGCTGTTGTGTGTGCGCGCGAGGTGGAGTAATTTGCACCAGTTGGGTTTCGACATCCTGGGTAACATTTCCGGTGAAATCGAACTTAAAGAAATCGGTGAGCGGTTGACAGAAGGAATAATAACGTGCATTGTTCGAGGAATCGATTCGACGGATCGATTTGTAGTGATCTCGTGTCTGGAGGTTCTCAATAAAATTAGCCAGCATGACAGCAACGAGGAACTGGTGACGTTTGGCCTAGACGACGAGGTCTTTGAATTGATTTGCCGATTTTTGGCACTGAGTGACATCGCGCTGCTGGTTTACACTCTCGAGTGCTTGTACGCGCTGACGTCACTAGGGGAGAGACCGTGCACTAGCTTGGCGAGGGTACGTGGTGCTATTGACACCCTGGTGGCGCTGGTGACGGTCGAGGCGCAGAGCTACGGGCCCAAGGCATGCATACTGATGCGGGTTGTGGAGACAGTGAGTACGTTGGCGACTTCCAGCGCGAGTCAGAGCCAGAGCACGACGAGCACTGCGACAACCACGGCGGTACAGGCAACTCAACCTGTGACCACTCCCGCGGTGACCACGGCGGTGGCGACCCCGATCCCGGCTCCGGTTGTCAGCCCGGCGACCTCGAGACCCACGACTCCGGCTACGCCTGCGGTCAAAGTTGCGGCTAATAAAGCTATAGAGGCTGCTAATTCGCTGCAGCAGCAGCATGCGCATCAGCAGATTATACAAGAGAATGAACAGTTTGCTTTGGGGTGGCTCAGGGCAACCTTTGAACTCGCGCCGGGAGTTAAGATTGAGCAGGAGGAAttgtataaaaagtatttgagtTCTTGTACTAAAATTGGACGACGTGGGGTTATTGCGCCGTTACATTTTCCACGTTGTGTAAg aTCAGTATTCGGTGGAACGATCGGACCGAACCCCCTGAAAGGAGAGAACAGCAGCACGCAGTACTACGACGGGATCCGGGTCCGCGCGAGCCCAGCTCCTATTACATATCCAAGCCAGTCGTCGTCGCCCGCTCCAGTGACATCCTCATCAACACCAGCAGCAGCAAAGGTGCTACAACAAATACAACAGCGTACAGTCACTAAAAGTCCTGCACCCGACAGCACGGCCCCCGATACCAATTCATCCAAGACAATTAATCAACCAACCACCAACTCCACCGTCCAGACTCCCGCGTCTCCCATACTAAAGGCCCACTTGTCAGCCCCACCGAAACCGACACCCAACGCGACTATCAACCAACCCCAGATTATTACAAAGGTTGATTCCAAAAGTCAG GTGTCAGTCACTCATCCTCACCTGAGCCAGGCTTTACTTGCCAGCGGATCCCAGCCTCAGCAGCAGAACCAACATCAACCTCAGCTTCAACTTCAGACTCAAGCTCAGGTTCAGAGTCAGGTTCAGACTCAGGTCCAGAACCAGACTCCCCAGCAACTGATTCAGGTGGTGACGAAAGACGAACGTGGTACCACGTCaagttcaataataaaaagccTATTGGCTACAAAG GTCGCTCAGAGACAACAACAGCAAAGATTGCTTCAGCAACAGATGGCGACACCAACTACTTCTACTGCAACGACGCCCTCTACAGTTGTTCTGAAAACCCCAGGGAAACAAAGGGCGAACAAAAAAGTCCAGCGGCTTAATGGAACAAAGATTGTTACTAACAATTGTGAAAAG ATGGAAGTCAACGACGAAACGGTGACATCCAGCACTTCAGTGATCGTAGTCTCAACAATGACCGATAACCATATCACCCAAAAAGTTTGCCGACCTCCAATAACCCCCAAGTTCTTGAATCAAAAAACCTACACCCCGCCCGTGACCGAGGACTCTGATTCCACCAACAACTCCCTGGCATCCAGCAGCGGTATCGGAAGCCGCGACTGTTCCGGTGCCGCCGAAGAGAATTCGATCACGAGCTTCGAAGGAATTTTACAAAACGGCGCCACTGACCTGGACCAGGACAGCAGTTCCAAGGAGTCCAGTGTAAGTTCCCGCGggaaacaaaatataatgcTAGCAGATTTACTGGAACGCAAAGTCGACAAGGAGACTCTGGTCAACGGAGTCTTAAACCGAAActcattagaaaaaataagcggatttgataatcatgtcaagaaattaaaagaatcTCCAGATGATATTAAAGACAAGGATGTCAAGATTAAAGTAGAGTGTGAAGAATCCGGGATGTCAATTAATGATGATACCATGATAGAGGCACCGCGTATCAAACGATCTGCCAGCGACGCTGATgaaaattccattaaaaaGGTCAAGTACTCGAATGGAACCAGTACTTGGCCAGAGACAGACAGCGCCACCGTCGAGTCCACAGTCTCGTCGATAAAGTCCGAGGACGatgataaagaagaaaaattaactgtTTCATCGACTGCTGCTAACTTGTACGCAGCCCTAGCAGCAGACATAATCGAAGACGAGACAGACCTCGAGGAACCAGTGAAAGAAGAGCCTAGATTTCCTGAGCAACTGGTCCAGCAGCAGGTTCACGTCCAGGTTCCTCAGCAGCACGTCCAGCCCCAGCAGCTGATCGTCGCAGCTCCTAGACAAATTGTCGTCCAGGCGAACAATCAAGTCCTTAGTAACCTGATCCCGGGACAGATGAAGACCCGGACAACGCAGCCCCAAGTTCTTTTGCAGCAAAGTGCTGGTGGTCAGCTGCAGTACGTAGTCTCTGGTGGTGTCCCAGGTCAGAATTATGTGCTGGCCCAGTCTCAGACGGCCCTGGTCCAGGGTCAGGCTCAAACAGTTCTCGTCGCGCAGACGACCCAGCAGCAGGGAACCGGTGCCAAAACGATCATAATTCTCCAGCCCCAGGCTGCTCAAGCTGGAGGTCATCAGAAAGTCGTAGCCATGACCCCACAGGGTCAGCAAGTCGTTGTGACCCAGATGCCTCGGCCGATATTACAGAGCTCGGGTATCAGCAACGTCCCGCCTCCATTAGTACCGACCTCTGCGACGATACAGAACTCGATTATCGTCAACACTTCGATTGTAACGCAGAGTAACCCCAATACTGTCACTGTAACTATTCCTGCCATGACACAACAGTGCCCAGTTACCAGCAGTCTACCGTCCAGAGTTGTCACTCCTACGCCTGCGTCAACTCCGCCGCCTACTAGACCGACGACACCCCACCAGGCTGCGGTTACCAACGTCAAGGTAAAGAACAAAACAACAACGTCGACTTGTACTGCTGTTGGTAATGAAGACAAACCCTCAACCAGTCAGAGCAACCTAGCGGATAAAGTTGTCATCAAGTTGGACCCCAATTCTTTTCTCTGCGAGTGGAGGGGATGCTTGAAGCAATTCAAGACTGCGCATGAAGTTTATATGCATGGCTGTGAAACTCACTGTCCGACGGATGCTGAGGAAGTGGTCTGTCTCTGGGCCAGCTGCGATGGCTTGAAGAGAAGGAGGTTCTCTTTGATGACTCATCTGTATGACAAGCATTGCAATCCGGAA cgCATGGCGTTTTTGAGAAGGAAAAATTTAGCAGCGAATGGTAAAGCAGAAATATCGACATCGACGACAACACCTACGGCGGCAGCATCAGCAGCAGCGACGGCTTCACACCCAGGATACGCGCCCAATGCTGCGCTCCATGCGATAAAACGTCACGCCCTAGAGTTCATAAATCCCAAGGAATTGatg CAAAGGCCCAGCAAGCCGGCTGCTGCTGCAACTACCGTCAGTTCTTCTCCTCGACCTGGTCAAAATTCTACACCGGAACAG GATGACAATGAGGGTCCAGTTACTAAAAGTATTCGCCTAACGGCAGCTCTAATTCTCAGAAACCTAGTCATATATTCTGCACATGGTCGAAG gCATCTCAGAGCGTACGAGCCACACCTAGCAGGTGTCGCCCTCTCTAACGTCGAGTCATCTCGAACAATAGCCCAAGTTCTCTACGACATGAATGAACAAAGTAACGGCAGTAATAGGTGA